The Geobacter metallireducens GS-15 region TGCCGTCCCCCCGAGATGGTGCCCACCAGTGACGGCCCAAAGGTCGTTGACTGGGACGGCGAGGACGTTGTTCCGGTGAGGACTAACCTGAGTGGCGGGGGGATGCGTTTGCGGGTTTCCCGTCTGGTGGAATCGGGGACCCTCGTGAAGCTGACCCTCTTTCTGCCGCTTCCTCAGCCCCGCGTCATCTATGTGGTCGCCGAGGCGCTCCGCTGCCAGGAGATAACCCTGAGCCGGGAGCCGGGCCAGCACTACTCCATGTCACTCAAGTTCGTCATGATTGTTGACCGGGACCGGGAGGCGATTATCTCCTACCTCTTCAATGAGCAGCGGCGCGAGCTCATGGCAAAGAACGAGCGGGTTCGATAATAAACGGGCAGTCGGCGTCGTTTGCACGCAAAAAGGGCCGGGAAGAAATCTCCCCGGCCCTTTTTGCGTGCGTATCCGCAGCCGTTACGGTTTTTGCGTCGTTTCCGGCTCCGCTTTTTCCCCTTCGCCCGAGAGGAGCACGATGTCGACCCGGCGGTTTTTTGACCGCCCTTCGGCGGTGGCGTTGTCGGCAATGGGGCGATATTCGCCGAAGCCGGCGGCCGAGATGGCGGACGGCTGGAAATCGTAGGATTTGGTCAGGAAGTGGACGATGTTGGTGGCCCGCGCCGTGGAGAGCTCCCAGTTGGAGGGGAAGAGGGGAGAACTGATGGGCATGGTGTCGGTGTGCCCTTCAACTCTGACCGCATTGGAATAGCCGGCCAATGATTCCGCCACCTTGGCGAGCAGGGGATAGGCGCTCTCGCGCACGATGGCGCTTCCCGAATCGAAGAATCCCGCCTCCTTGAGGCTCACCACGAGTCCCCTCTGGGTGATCCCCACGCTGACCTTGGCCTGGGCCCCCTGCTTGACCAGGTAGGCCTCCATGGCTGCCTTGATGGCCCGAAAATCCTTTTCTTCCGCCCGTGCCCTCCCCCCCATCTTCTGTCCCTGGCTCCGTCCCTTGTTGATGAGGTCGGGGGTGATGGTGGGGATGATCCGCATGTCGGTGGAGTCGATCACCACCGGTTTGGCCGCGGAGCCTTGGATAGTGGTGAAGCCGAAGGATTCCCGCAGGGACATCATGACCTGTTCCACCTTCTTCTTGTCCGATTGTCCCATGGCATAGAGTGCTACGAACACGGCAAAGAGAAGGGTGAGAAAGTCGCCGTAGGAGACGAGCCACCGTTCGTGGTTAACGTGTTTTTCTTCTTTCTTCGGCTTTGCCATGGGCGATTATTTCCCTTTCTTCTCGTCGCCTTCCTGAATGAAGGCCTTCAGCTTCTGCTCGATGAAGTGGGGGTTTTCGCCGTTCTGGATGGCGATGAGCCCTTCGATGATCATGTTCTTGCAGATAAGTTCTTCCTTGATGCCGTGCTTGATCTTGGTGCCGAAGGGGAGACAGACGATGTTGGCGGTCATGAGGCCGTAGATGGTGGCAACGAAGGCAACGGCGATGCCGGCACCCAGCTTGGAGGAGTCCGACAGGTTCGCCATGACGTGGATGAGACCGAGGACGGCGCCGATGATACCGATGGTGGGTGCATAGCCGCCGGCCGCCTCGAAGAACTCGGCACTCTGCTTGGAGTGCTCCTCGTAGTAGGCGATCTCGATCTCCAGGGTTTCCCGCAGTTTCTGGGGGTCGATGCCGTCTACCACCAGGGAGATTCCCTTCTTGGTGAAGGCGTCCTTGACGTTCTGGGCCTCCTGCTCCAGGGAGATGAGGCCGTTACGCCGGGCCTTGGCCGCGTAGCCGATGATCTCCTTGATGACCTTCTCGGGGTCGTGCTGGGCAGGAAAGAGGACTTTCCTGATGTCCTTGACCGCCCCGATAATGGTCTTCATCGGATAGCTGACGAAGGCGGCTCCGAAGGTGCCGCCAAGTACGATGAGTGCTGCAGTCGGCTGGATGAGGGCGCCCAAGTGCAGCCCCTCTATCAGTGCGCCTCCGATCACGGCCCCGAAGCCCATTACCAAACCGATGATTGTCGCGATATCCATGCGTTAGTGGTCCCGTAAGAAAAGTAATTGAAGTGTAGGGTTGTGCAAGATTCAGTCCTCAAGGGGGCAGCAGAGACGGTAGATCGTCATCTTCTTGCGGAAAAGGTATTTTTTTGCTTTGCCCGGATTGGCCCGATGGAGGACGAGCGCCTTGAACGTGACGATCTTGTCGACGATTGCGGGAGCCTTCTCCAGCACGAGATACTTCTTGCCGTTGACAAGGGTGATGTGGGTGTCCGGAGTCTCTTCAACGGCTTCAATCAGGTCGGGATTTACCAGGAATTCGCTTCCATCGAGGCGTGTCAGCTTGATCATGGGGCACCTTTTGTCGAGAAGGGATAGTGGCAGCTCTCTCTCTTCATTTCGGTTGCATTGCGAAATACTTTAGAGAAAGCCATATGTGGGGCAGCAACTGTCATGCCATACAGGGATTGATAAATATGCACAGTTTACCGGGTATTACATAAAAAATAACTATTTTTCGGGAAGGTAGAGGATTTGAGCGGCAAAAAAATATTCAAGATTTTGCCGGGCCGGCCGATACGGTTCATAAGGGATATCAGTTGTCAAGGAGGAGCCCCATGAACGTGGAATTTTCCAATGTGGCCAGGGTAGTGCCGGGGGGAGCAACCGTGGCGGAGCCGCTTAAGCCTTCCCAGGCGGAAGAACGGAACAAGGAAGTTCCCGTCGAGCTGCCGAAAACGGCCCTGAAGGAGTTGTTGCC contains the following coding sequences:
- a CDS encoding flagellar FlbD family protein — protein: MIKLTRLDGSEFLVNPDLIEAVEETPDTHITLVNGKKYLVLEKAPAIVDKIVTFKALVLHRANPGKAKKYLFRKKMTIYRLCCPLED
- a CDS encoding OmpA/MotB family protein, which produces MAKPKKEEKHVNHERWLVSYGDFLTLLFAVFVALYAMGQSDKKKVEQVMMSLRESFGFTTIQGSAAKPVVIDSTDMRIIPTITPDLINKGRSQGQKMGGRARAEEKDFRAIKAAMEAYLVKQGAQAKVSVGITQRGLVVSLKEAGFFDSGSAIVRESAYPLLAKVAESLAGYSNAVRVEGHTDTMPISSPLFPSNWELSTARATNIVHFLTKSYDFQPSAISAAGFGEYRPIADNATAEGRSKNRRVDIVLLSGEGEKAEPETTQKP
- a CDS encoding flagellar motor protein: MDIATIIGLVMGFGAVIGGALIEGLHLGALIQPTAALIVLGGTFGAAFVSYPMKTIIGAVKDIRKVLFPAQHDPEKVIKEIIGYAAKARRNGLISLEQEAQNVKDAFTKKGISLVVDGIDPQKLRETLEIEIAYYEEHSKQSAEFFEAAGGYAPTIGIIGAVLGLIHVMANLSDSSKLGAGIAVAFVATIYGLMTANIVCLPFGTKIKHGIKEELICKNMIIEGLIAIQNGENPHFIEQKLKAFIQEGDEKKGK